CGCTGGAAACCTCGCTGAATAATCTGCTGTTTCGCGATCGCAGTATGAAAGCCGCTCGCCAGCGCTTGGCGGGCAAGGTGCTGCGCATCGAACTGGAAGAGCTGGCCTCACCGCTGGTGCTGGTGTTCAGCGAATTGCGCGTGGACGTGCTGGGGCAGTCTGAAGACAGCGCCGATTGCACCGTGCGCAGCCGCATTCCCGCCTTACTGAGGCTGCGCGATCGCCAGCAGTTGCCGGTGCTGATGCGCAGCGGCGAATTGACGGTGGAAGGCGATATTCAGGTGGTGCAACAGCTGGTTGGTCTGCTCGATCTGGCTGAGTGGGATCCGGCGGAGTGGCTGGCGCCCTACATCGGCGATATCGCCGCTCAGGGTATTACGCAGGCGCTGGGAAAAGGCGCTTCGTTGCTGAAAGCCGGCTTTATGCGCCGGCAGCAGGACATGGCGGAGGCGTTGACGGAAGAGTGGCGCCTGGCGCCGGGGCCGCTGGAAGTGGTGTGGTTCAACGAAGAAGTTGATGCTCTCGCCCGCAGCGCGGAAGCGCTGTCTGCCCGCATGGACAAGTTGGAGGGCAAGCGATGACCCCAGGCGAACTGCGCCGTTTGTATTTTATCGTCCGCGTATTTCTCAGCTATGGGCTGGACGAACTGATCCCTAAAATGCGTTTGACGCTGCCGCTGCGCTTCGGCCGCCGGCTGCTGTTCTGGATGCCGAATCGGCACAAGGACAAGCCGCTGGGTGAACGCCTGCGGTTGGCGCTGCAGGAGCTGGGACCGGTCTGGATCAAGTTTGGCCAGATGATGTCGACCCGCCGCGATCTGTTTCCGCCGCAGATTGCCGATCAGCTGACGCTGTTGCAGGATCGGGTCGCGCCTTTCGACGGTGCGCTGGCGCGTAAACATATCGAGCTGGCGATGGGCGGCCCACTGGAAACCTGGTTCGACGATTTCGAGCAGCAGCCGCTGGCCTCTGCCTCGATCGCGCAGGTGCATACCGCGCGGTTGAAGACCACCGGCCAGGAAGTGGTGCTGAAGGTGATCCGTCCGGATATCGGGCCGATCATCAAGGCCGACGTGCGCCTGATGTACCGGTTGGCAGGCTGGGTGCCGAAGTTGTTGCCGGACGGCCGCCGTCTGCGCCCGCGCGAAGTGGTGCGTGAGTACGAGAAAACTCTGCTGGACGAACTGAACCTGCTGCGCGAAGCGGCTAACGCCATTCAGTTGCGCCGCAATTTCGACGGTAGCCCGATGCTGTACGTACCGGAAGTTTATTCCGACTACTGTCGTGAAAGCGTATTGGTGATGGAGCGCATCTACGGTATTCCGGTCTCGGACATCGCCACGCTGGAGCAGCAGGGCACCAACATGAAACTGTTGGCTGAACGTGGCGTTCAGGTGTTCTTTACCCAGGTATTCCGCGACAGCTTCTTCCATGCGGACATGCATCCCGGTAATATTTTCGTCAGCTACGAACATCCGGAAGATCCTTGCTATATCGGCATCGATTGCGGCATCGTCGGCTCGCTGAACAAAGATGATAAACGCTACCTGGCGGAAAACTTCATCGCCTTCTTCAACCGCGATTATCGCAAGGTGGCGGAACTGCACGTCGACTCCGGTTGGGTGCCGCGCGACACCAATGTGGAAGACTTCGAATTCGCCATCCGCACCGTGTGCGAGCCGATTTTCGAGAAGCCGCTGGCGGAGATTTCCTTCGGCAACGTGCTGCTGAACCTGTTCAACACCGCGCGCCGCTTCAATATGGAAGTGCAGCCGCAGCTGGTGTTATTGCAGAAGACCTTGCTGTATGTTGAAGGGCTGGGGCGCCAGCTCTACCCGCAGCTGGATCTGTGGACCACAGCCAAGCCGTTCCTCGAGAGCTGGTTGCGCGATCAGGTCGGGATTCCTGCGGTGGTGCGCGCGCTGAAAGAAAAAGCGCCGTTTTGGGCGGAGAAGCTGCCCGAACTGCCCGAGCTGTTTTACGACAGCCTGCAGCAGCATAAACTGTTGCAACAAAGCGTTGATAAGCTGACCAACCAGATGCAGGCTCAGCGGGTTCGTCAGGGGCAATCACGTTATTTGTTCGGCGTTGGCGCTACACTGTTGGTAAGCGGCACGCTGTTGCTGCTGGGGCAAATCGAGGTGTTTCCCGCCTGGATGATGGCCGCCGGCATCGTATGCTGGGTGATTGGCTGGAAGCGAACCACCTGATTTAATTCGTTACTCTGGTAAAGTCGGCCCTATAATGCGGGCTGACTTTAAAAGACCCTTTAAAATTAGAGGTAATTAAAATGGGCGGTATTAGTATTACGCAATTGTTGATCATCGCAGTGATCGTGGTGCTGCTGTTCGGTACCAAAAAACTGCGCACGCTGGGCTCCGATCTCGGCGCCTCGATCAAGGGCTTCAAAAAGGCTATCGGCGATGATACGCCGTCTACACCCAACACGGCTGAGAAAACCAGCCTGGATGATGCCGACTTCTCGGCCAAGCCTATTACCGATAAGCAGCCGGAAGTGAAACCGGAAGAGTCGAAGAACAAAGAGCAGGTATAAACCGTGTTTGACATTGGGTTTAGTGAGCTGCTGCTGGTGCTGGTGATCGGCCTGGTTGTTCTGGGGCCGGAACGGTTGCCGGTCGCGGTCAGAACGGTATCGGGCTGGATCCGCGCATTGCGCTCGCTGGCGGCCTCGGTGCAGCATGAACTGTCTCAAGAGCTGAAGCTGCAGGAGCTGCAGGACAGCCTGAAAAAAGCCGAACAGGCCGGCCTGCAGAACCTGACGCCGGAATTGAAGGCATCGATGGATGAGTTGAAAGACGCGGCGGAATCATTGAAACGCACCTACCGGGGCGAGAAAGAAGAGCTGGCGAACACCATTCATAACCCGCAGGCCCCCGATCCGGAAGCCCTGCACGACGGCGTGACGCCGGCGGAAGCGGCGACCAGTGCCAGTGCGCCTGCCGCCGTGCCGAAACCGGCGGCGGAACCTGAGGCCGCCGTGGCCGCGTCCCCGGTTGCGCCTGAGGCGGTGCAACCGGCTAAAGCGCCGGTTGAAACCGTACCGGTACCTGTCGAATCAGTTGCGGATAAAACCCCAGCGTCTCACCAACCTAGTGGCGATCGTTAATACATGGCTGTTGAAGATACCCAACCCCTTATCAGTCATCTGATAGAGCTGCGCAAGCGGCTGTTGAACTCGATTATTTGCGTGCTGGCGGTGTTCGTGGTGCTGGTGTTTTTCGCCAACGACATCTACCAGCTGGTCTCTGCGCCGCTGCTCAAGCAGCTGCCGGCCGGGGCGAGCATGATTGCCACCGACGTGGCGTCACCGTTCTTTACGCCGATCAAGTTGACCATGATCGTCTCGGTGTTCGTCTCCGCGCCGATGATCCTGTATCAGGTGTGGGCATTCATCGCGCCGGCGCTGTACAAGCATGAACGCCGCCTGATGATGCCGCTGCTGGTGTCCAGCAGCCTGCTGTTCTACCTCGGCATGGCTTTCGCCTACTTCATCGTGTTCCCGCTGGCCTTCGGCTTCTTTGCCAAGACCGCGCCGATGGGAGTGACCATTGCGACCGACATTAAAAACTACCTCGATTTCGTCATGGCGCTGTTTATGGCGTTCGGCGTCGCTTTCGAAGTGCCGGTCGCCATCATTCTGCTGTGCTGGAGTGGCGTCACCTCGCCGGAGGATCTGAAGAAGAAACGGCCGTATGTGTTGGTCGGCGCGTTTGTGGTCGGCATGCTGTTGACGCCGCCGGACGTGTTCTCGCAAACCCTGTTGGCAATACCGATGTATCTGCTGTTTGAAGTGGGGGTGTTCTTCGCTCGCTTCTATACCGGCAAACGTCGTCCGCAAGCGGAAGAAGAAGACGAGGGTGACGAACCCCCAGCACCTTGATCCACATTATTGCTAAGCCGCCCATTGGGCGGCTTTTGCTTTGGAAAAAACCATGTTTGATATCGGCGTTAATCTCACCAGCAGCCAATTCGCCAAAGACCGCCAGGCGGTGGTGGAACGCGCCCGCGCCGCGGGCGTGACGGGGATGTTAATTACCGGCACCGACCTGGCGGAAAGCCGCGATGCCGCCGAGCTGGCGCAGCAACATGCGGGCTACTGCTGGTCTACTGCCGGCGTGCATCCGCACTACGCCAGCGGTTGGGATGAGCAAACCGCCGAGCAGATTTATGCGTTGGCCGTGCGCCCTGAAGTGGTGGCGATCGGTGAGTGCGGCCTGGATTTCAACCGCAATTTCTCGACGCCCGCGCAGCAAGAAGCAGCGTTTACCGCGCAGCTGGCGCTGGCGGTGGAGTTGGCGCTGCCGGTGTTTCTCCATTGCCGCGACGCACACGCACGTTTTGCCGAGCTACTGACGCCGTGGTTGGATAAACTGCCCGCGGCCGTGGTGCATTGCTTCACCGGCACCGCCGAAGAATTAGCAAGCTGTTTGTCGTTGGGCCTGTCGATCGGGATTACCGGTTGGGTCTGCGACGAACGGCGCGGCCTGGAGTTGCGTGCCCTGTTGCCGCAGATCCCGGCCGAGCGTCTGCTGTTGGAAACTGACGCCCCTTATCTGTTGCCCCGCGATTTACAGCCTAAACCCGCATCTCGCCGCAACGAACCCTGTTTCCTGCCCCACATCGTGCATCAGGTCGCCGTCTGGCGACAGGAAGAGCCGCAATGGCTGGGGCAAAAAACCGATGAGAACGCCCGCCGGCTATTCCGGCTGGTTTGAGCTAGGAGAAAACTATGAGCTATGCATTTCCGGGCACCTTCCCTGGTCGCCGTATGCGCCGCGTGCGCCGTCATGACTTCAGCCGCCGCTTGGTCGCCGAGAACCAACTGACGGTAAACGACCTGATTTATCCGGTGTTTGTCATGGAAGGCAGCAACCGTCAGGAAGAAGTTGCCTCGATGCCGGGCGTATCGCGCATGACGATCGATCTGCTGGTCAAGGAAGCGGAAACCATCGCCAAACTCGGCGTGCCGGTGATCTCCCTGTTCCCGGTGATCGAACCGAGCTTGAAATCGCTGCATGCGGAAGAGGCCTATAACCCGGAAGGTCTGGTACAGCGCACGGTGCGTGCGCTGAAAGACGCGGTGCCTGAGCTGGGCATTCTGACTGACGTAGCGCTCGATCCCTACACCACCCATGGGCAGGACGGGGTGATCGATGAACAGGGTTATGTGATTAACGACGTGACCAAAGACATTCTGGTGCGTCAGGCGCTGTCCCATGCCGAAGCGGGGGCGGAAATCGTGGCGCCGAGCGACATGATGGACGGCCGCATCGGGGCGATCCGCGATCGTCTGGAATTGCAGGGCCTGGTGAATACCCAGATCATGGCCTATTCCGCCAAATATGCTTCCTGTTACTACGGCCCGTTCCGCGATGCGCTGGGCTCCAGCGGCAATCTGAAGGGCGGCAACAAGAAGACCTATCAGATGGATCCGGCCAACAGTGATGAAGCGCTGCAGGAGATTGCACAGGATCTGCAGGAAGGCGCGGACATGGTGATGGTGAAACCGGGCATGCCGTACCTGGACGTCGTGCGCCGCGTGAAGGATACCTTCGGCGTGCCAACCTTCGCTTATCAGGTGTCCGGCGAGTACGCCATGCATATGGCGGCGATTCAGAACGGCTGGCTGCAGGAGCAGCCTGCGGTAATGGAGTCGTTGATGTGCTTCAAACGCGCCGGCGCCGACGGCGTGCTGACCTACTTCGCCAAGCGTGTCGCCCAGTGGCTGCACGACGACGCGATGCGTCGTTAAGCGCAAAGTGAGTCAACAAAAAGGCGCCTGAGGGCGCCTTTTGCATTACATCTTCTGGAACTGTCGGTTGTCGATGCTTTGACTGACCTGTTTGTTGATCAGGTTCAGCAACAACATGGAACGTGCCTCGCCGTCCGGCTCGGTGTAGATTGCCTGCAGCCCTTCGAACACGCCGTCGACGATCAGGACGGTATCCCCCGGCTGTGGGGTTTCCGGATCGACATAGGTTTCGCTGGCGTGCGTGCGCAGCTCATCGATCACCTTGCTCGGTATGACGCTCGGCAACGCGCCGAAGCGCACGAAGTGGCTGACGCCGCGGGTGGCGCTGATGGTGGTGGTGTGAATGCGCTCCGGGTCGAACTCCACAAACAGATAGTTGGGAAACAGGGGTTCGCTGACCGCGATGCGCTTGCCGCGTACGATCTTTTCTAGCGTGATGATCGGGCTGAGGCAGTTTACCTGCTGCCGTTCCAAATGTTCCTGCGCCCGCAACAGCTGACCGCGTTTGCAATAAAGTAGATACCAGGATTCCATAATTTCACATGCCTTTCTGCCAGCCGGTAAGCATATCAAAAGCTCTTCCGGATACATAGTGATGCAAGTTTCAGCGTGTAATATCACCTATCTCTATGAATTTTTGGCTATTAGCGAAGGGTCACACACTTATCGATACGGCGCTGGTATAACAGAGGGCTAAAAATTTGTTACCGTCACAGTATGGCAAGGCGTTGCATTACCGGCTGTGACGCTATTCATCGTTTTTGACCGAGGGGAAGAGAAATGGAGCTGTTTCTGTTGAGTAACGGCAAGCTGTCTGGCGAAGCCGAGTTGCTGGGGTACGCCAAAAGCCAACTGCTGGCGATGATTGCGCGTCGCGGCATCAAATCCGCCGTCTTTATCCCTTACGCCCTGATCCGTTACGACTACGACCAGCGTGCGCAGGAACTGGCGCAAACGCTGGGCATTGAAGTTACCAGTATCCACCACGCCGCTTCGCCGGCGGCGGCGATCGCGCAGGCGGAATGCATTTTGGTCAGCGGCGGCAATACCTGGTTGCTGAACCAGATGCTGCACGAGCAAGGCCTGATCGTGCCTATCCAGCGCGCAGTGCGCGAGCGTGAAGTGCCCTACGTCGGCTGGAGCGCCGGTTGCAACGTGGCCACGCCGAGCATTCGCACCACCAATGACATGCCGGTGCGCAGCAGTGTGGTGCTGCCGGCGCTGGGGCTGTTCCCGGTGCAGATCAATCCGCATTACATCGACGCGCATATCAGCGGCCACATGGGTGAAACCCGTGACGAGCGCCTGGCGGAGTTCTGTGCGATCAACCCGAGCGAATCGGTGGTGGCGCTGCGAGAAGGCAGCCTGCTGCACGTTGAAGGCAATGAGCTGCGTTACTTCAGCGCTAACGGGCAGGGCTTCAAGGTGTTCCGCCACGGCGAGGAGACGCGCGAATATCAGGATACGCGTGCGCTGGCCACGCTGGTGCCGTTCAACTGCGGCTGAGGGCTACCCTGCAGCGGGCGGCGTTAACAAAATTGCAGCAACAACCGTGAAGAGGGCTTATAATGCCCTCCCCACAGGCCGTTATAATGATCAGCATGAAATACCGTGACTTACGCGATTTCCTCTCGTTGCTGGAGAAGAGAGGGGAACTAAAACGCATCAGCCAGCCGATCGATCCTTACCTGGAAATGACGGAGATTGCCGATCGCACCTTGCGGGCGGGCGGCCCGGCATTGCTGTTTGAAAAACCGAAAGGGTACGACATGCCGGTGCTGTGCAACCTGTTCGGCACCGCCAATCGCGTGGCGATGGGCATGGGGCAGGAAGACATCGGCGCGCTGCGCGAAGTCGGCAAACTGCTGGCGTTCCTCAAAGAGCCGGAGCCGCCGAAAGGCTTCCGCGATCTGTTCGACAAAATGCCGAAGTTCAAGCAGGTGTTGAACATGCCGACCAAGGTGCTGGGTTCCGCGCCTTGTCAGGAGCAGGTATGGCAGGGCGAGGATGTCGATCTGGGCCGTATTCCTGTGATGCACTGCTGGCCGGAAGACGCCGCGCCGCTGATCACCTGGGGACTGACGGTCACCCGCGGCCCGCATAAGGAACGACAAAACCTCGGCATCTATCGCCAACAGGTGCTGGGCAAGAACAAAGTGATCATGCGCTGGCTGTCGCATCGCGGCGGCGCGCTGGATTATCAGGAGTGGTGCCAGGCACATCCCGGCGAGCGTTTCCCGGTTGCGGTGGCGTTGGGCGCCGATCCCGCCACCATCCTCGGTGCGGTTACGCCGGTGCCGGACACCCTGTCTGAATACGCCTTTGCCGGGCTGCTGCGCGGCAATAAAACCGAAGTGGTCAAGTGCCTTTCCAACGATCTGGAAGTGCCAGCCAGCGCCGAAATCGTGCTGGAAGGCTATATCGAACCGGGTGAAATGGCGCCGGAAGGCCCGTACGGCGACCACACCGGTTACTACAATGAAATCGACCAGTTCCCGGTGTTCACCGTCACCCACATCACCCAACGCCGTAACGCCATCTACCACTCGACCTACACCGGCCGCCCGCCGGATGAGCCGGCGATCCTGGGTGTGGCGCTGAATGAAGTGTTCGTGCCGATCCTGCAAAAGCAGTTTCCGGAAATCGTCGATTTCTATCTGCCGCCGGAAGGGTGCTCGTACCGGCTGGCGGTAGTGACCATGAAAAAACAGTACGCCGGCCACGCTAAACGCGTAATGATGGGCGTCTGGTCGTTCCTGCGGCAGTTTATGTACACAAAATTTGTTATCGTCTGTGACGACGACGTTAATGCGCGCGACTGGAACGACGTGATTTGGGCGATCACCACGCGAATGGATCCGGCAAGGGATACCGTTCTGGTGGAGAATACGCCGATCGACTATCTGGACTTCGCCTCGCCGGTTTCCGGCCTGGGTTCGAAGATGGGGCTGGACGCCACCAATAAATGGCCGGGTGAAACCGATCGCGAATGGGGCCGTCCGATTCAGATGGATGAAAAGGTACGTGCGCGCGTCGACGAAATCTGGGATGAGCTCGCAATCTTCAGTGACAGGGAACCGACGCTATAGCGTCAGGCCCTGTTCTCAGCTTTGCATTGATGACCCGACAGAGGGAACGCATGACAATATTGAGCTGTAAAGTGACCTCGGTAGAGGCCATTACCGATACGGTTTATCGGGTACGTCTGGTACCCGAACAGCCGTTTTCTTTCAAGGCAGGGCAATATCTGATGGTGGTGATGGACGAGCGCGACAAGCGCCCGTTCTCGTTGGCATCTACCCCGACGCAGCAAGATTACATTGAGCTGCATATTGGCGCTTCGGAGCTGAATCTGTACGCCATGGCGGTGATGGATCGCATTCTGAAAGAGCAGGCGATCACCGTCGACGTGCCGCACGGCGATGCCTGGCTGCGTGAAGAGGGCAGCCGTCCGCTGGTGCTGATCGCCGGCGGCACCGGTTTCTCTTACGCGCGTTCAATCTTGTTGACCGCGTTGGAGCAGCAGCCCAATCGCGATATTTCGATCTACTGGGGTGGGCGTGAGCTGAAGCACCTGTACGACTTGAGCGAGCTGGAAGCGCTGTCGTTGCAGCATCCGAATCTGAAGGTGATCCCGGTGGTCGAGCAGCCGGAAGCCGAGTGGCGCGGCCGCAGCGGCACCGTGCTCAGCGCGGTGCTGCAGGATTTCGGTACGCTGGCGGAGCATGACATTTATATCGCCGGGCGTTTCGAGATGGCGAAAATTGCCCGTGAGCGTTTCTGCGCCGAGCGCGGCGCGCTGGAAGCGCATATGTTCGGCGATGCGTTTTCGTTTATCTGATCGATGCGATGCGCAGGGAGCGGGGTGGCCGAGGGTCGCCCCGTTTTTATTTGGGCGCCGGCAAACTGCAGGCATAAAAAACCCGCCCCTGACAGGCGGGAAGAACGGCAACTAAACTTGGCGGGATGCCGCGATTTGAAGTGGTGACGCGGTCATCCCAAGATAGACACAGCTAAACGCGTTCAAAGACGGTGGCGATGCCCTGGCCCAGGCCGATGCACATGGTCGCCAGGCCGAACTGCGCGTCGCGACGTTCCATGTTGTTCAACAGGGTGGTCGAGATGCGGGAGCCTGAACAACCCAGCGGGTGGCCGAGCGCGATGGCGCCGCCGTTCAGGTTGATCTTGTCGTCGATGCTGTCCATCAACCCCAGATCCTTGATGCACGGTAGCGACTGAGCGGCGAATGCCTCGTTCAGCTCGAACAGATCGATGTCCTGCACGCTCAGGCCGGCGCGTTTCAGCGCCAGCTTGCTGGCCGGCACCGGGCCGTAACCCATGATGGAAGGATCGCAGCCGACGACCGCCATCGAGCGGATGCGGGCGCGGGCCTTCAAACCGAGCGCTTTGGCGCGCGATTCGCTCATCAGCAGCATGGCGGAAGCGCCGTCCGACAGAGCGGAGGAACTGCCGGCGGTGACGGTGCCGTTGACCGGATCGAACGCCGGACGCAGGGCCGACAGGCTTTCGACGGTGGTTTCCGGGCGAATGACTTCATCGAAATCATAACGGGTCAGCACGCCGTCGGCGTCGTGGCCGTTGGTCGGTATGATCTCGTTTTTAAAGTAACCCGCCAGCGTCGCCGCATGCGCGCGCTGGTGGGAGCGGGCGGCGAACTCATCCTGCATCTGGCGGCTGATATTGTGCATCTTGGCCAGCATTTCGGCGGTCAGACCCATCATCCCGGCGGCTTTGGCCACGCTGCGGCTCAGCCCCGGATGGAAATCCACGCCGTGGTTCATCGGCACATGGCCCATGTGTTCCACGCCGCCGATCAGGCTGACGTGCGCGTCGCCAACCATGATGGCGCGCGCCGCGTCGTGCAGCGCCTGCATCGAAGAGCCGCACAGGCGGTTGACGGTCACCGCCGGAACGCGGTGCGGGATCTCGGCCAGCAGCGCGGCGTTGCGGGCGATGTTGAAGCCTTGTTCCAGCGTCTGCTGCACGCAGCCCCAGTAAATGTCATCGATCTCGGCGGCGTCCAGCGCCGGGTTGCGGCTCAGCACTTCGCGCATCAGGTGAGCGGAGAGATCTTCGGCGCGTACCTGGCGGAAGGCGCCGCCCTTGGAACGGCCCATCGGTGTGCGTACGGCATCAACAATAACTACGTTTTCCATCTTTATGACCTCATGCCGGTTGGCGGGTAGCGACGTCGGACAGCGGTGTCGCCACCGGGTAGTAGCTTTCATTGCGTTCGGCCTTGGCGCGCAGGCCGGCCGGCACCTGATACAGGGCGCCGAGGTGTGCGTAACGCTGGGCCAGCTCAACGTAGTTGGCGGTGCCGAGCGTATCCAGGTAGCGGAACGCGCCGCCGTGGAACGGAGGGAAGCCGATGCCGTAGACCAGCGCCATATCGGCTTCCGCCGGGCTGGCGACGATCTTCTCCTCCAGGCAACGGACCACTTCGTTGATCATTGGGATCATCATGCGTGCGATGATTTCTTCGTCGCTGATGGTCTGGCGCGGTTGGCTCACTTCGGCCAGCAGCGCGTCGGTCTGCTCGTCGTTGTCCTTGCGCGGTTTGCCTTTGCTGTCCTGACTGTAACGGTAGAAGCCCAGCTGATTTTTCTGACCGAAGCGCTGGTTGTCGAACATCACGTCAATGGCATCGCGATAGTCTTTGCTCATGCGATCCGGGAAGCCGGCGGCCATTACCGCCTGCGCGTGGTGCGCAGTGTCGATGCCCACGACGTCGAGCAGGTAGGCCGGGCCCATCGGCCAGCCGAACTGTTTTTCCATCACTTTATCGATCTGACGGAAGTCGGCGCCGTCGCGCAGCAGCAGGCTGAAACCGGCGAAATACGGGAACAGCACGCGGTTGACGAAGAAGCCCGGGCAGTCGTTCACCACGATCGGCGTTTTGCCCATGCGGCTGGCGTAGGCCACCACTTTGGCGATGGTGTCGTCGCTGGTCTGTTCGCCGCGGATGATCTCAACCAGCGGCATGCGGTGCACCGGGTTAAAGAAGTGCATGCCGCAGAAGTTTTGCGGGCGCTTCAGCGATTTTGCCAGGTGATTAATCGGAATGGTCGAGGTGTTCGACGCCAGAACGGTGTCTTCACCGATCAGGTTTTCCACTTCCGACAGCACGGCGGCTTTGACCTTCGGATTCTCGACGACCGCTTCAACGATCACCTGCGCGCGCTCGATACCGGCGTAGTCCAGCGTCGGCTGAATGGTCGACAGCACCTGCGCCATTTTCAGGCCATCCAGCTTGCCGCGCTCCAGTTGCTTATTGAGCAGCTTGGCCGCTTCGCCCATGCCCAGCATCAGCGACTTGTCGCTGATGTCTTTCATGATCACCGGCACGCCTTTCAGCGCCGATTGGTAAGCGATGCCGCCGCCCATGATGCCGGCGCCCAGCACCGCCGCCTGTTTCGGCGCATCCACATTCTTGGCCAGCTTTTTCGCCTGGCCCTTCACGAACTGATCGTTGAGGAAAATGCCGACCAGCGCGCGCGCTTCGTTGGAGCGTGCCAACGGCACGAAGCTGGCGGTTTCCAGTTTCAACGCTTCATCACGGCCCAGCTTGGCGGCGGCTTCAATGGTCTTCACCGCAGTCATCGGCGCCGGGTAGTGTTTACCGGCGGTTTGCAGCACCATGCCTTTGGCGGTGGTGAAGCTCATCGCCGCTTCAATCGGGCTGAGCTTCAGCGGCTCCAGCTTAGGTTGACGCGCTGCACGCCAGTCCAGCTTGCCTTCGATCGCCTGTTGCAGCATTTTGAGCGCCGCTTCGGCCAGTTTTTCCGGTGCTACCACCGCATCCACCAGGCCGACTTTCAACGCGTCTTTGGCGCTGACGTCTTTGCCGGCGGCGATGATTTCCAGCGCGCTGTCGTTACCCAGCAGGCGCGGCAGGCGGACGGAACCGCCGAAGCCCGGCATGATGCCCAATTTGGTTTCCGGCAGGCCAATGCGCGCGTCCGGTGAGGCGACGCGGAAATCGGTCGCCAGAATGCATTCGCAACCGCCGCCGAGCGCATAGCCGTTAATGGCCGAAATGGTTGGTACCGGCAAATCTTCCAGCCGATTAAAGACGTTGTTGGCGAACACCAGCCACTCTTGCAGCTTTTCAGCAGGTGCGGCGAACAGAGACAGGAATTCGGTGATATCGGCGCCGACGATAAACGCGGCTTTGGAGGAGCGCAGCAACAGCCCCTTCAACTCGGGCTGGTTTTCCAGCACGGTGAGCGCTTCGCCCAGGCTGGCGACGGTGCGGGTGTCCAGCTTGTTGACCGAGCCCGGTGCGTTGAACACCAGCTCGGCGATGCCGTTATCGAGCCAGTGCAGTTGTAATGTTTCGCCTTGGTAGAGCATGTCTATCTCCTGAATCAGCGTATGATCTGGTATGACCAGATGATGAGGAGTGTGGTTTTTATGTTAAAAATATGCAAATGAGAGATTGCATATTTGCTGGTCTGATCACATCTCACCAAGTTAGTTTTTTGATTTAAAACGAAGTTATATTTTATGTGCTATCGGCATTTGCTGGCGTTTGTGGGC
The sequence above is drawn from the Serratia sp. FDAARGOS_506 genome and encodes:
- the pepE gene encoding dipeptidase PepE; the encoded protein is MELFLLSNGKLSGEAELLGYAKSQLLAMIARRGIKSAVFIPYALIRYDYDQRAQELAQTLGIEVTSIHHAASPAAAIAQAECILVSGGNTWLLNQMLHEQGLIVPIQRAVREREVPYVGWSAGCNVATPSIRTTNDMPVRSSVVLPALGLFPVQINPHYIDAHISGHMGETRDERLAEFCAINPSESVVALREGSLLHVEGNELRYFSANGQGFKVFRHGEETREYQDTRALATLVPFNCG
- the ubiD gene encoding 4-hydroxy-3-polyprenylbenzoate decarboxylase produces the protein MISMKYRDLRDFLSLLEKRGELKRISQPIDPYLEMTEIADRTLRAGGPALLFEKPKGYDMPVLCNLFGTANRVAMGMGQEDIGALREVGKLLAFLKEPEPPKGFRDLFDKMPKFKQVLNMPTKVLGSAPCQEQVWQGEDVDLGRIPVMHCWPEDAAPLITWGLTVTRGPHKERQNLGIYRQQVLGKNKVIMRWLSHRGGALDYQEWCQAHPGERFPVAVALGADPATILGAVTPVPDTLSEYAFAGLLRGNKTEVVKCLSNDLEVPASAEIVLEGYIEPGEMAPEGPYGDHTGYYNEIDQFPVFTVTHITQRRNAIYHSTYTGRPPDEPAILGVALNEVFVPILQKQFPEIVDFYLPPEGCSYRLAVVTMKKQYAGHAKRVMMGVWSFLRQFMYTKFVIVCDDDVNARDWNDVIWAITTRMDPARDTVLVENTPIDYLDFASPVSGLGSKMGLDATNKWPGETDREWGRPIQMDEKVRARVDEIWDELAIFSDREPTL
- the fre gene encoding NAD(P)H-flavin reductase, with translation MTILSCKVTSVEAITDTVYRVRLVPEQPFSFKAGQYLMVVMDERDKRPFSLASTPTQQDYIELHIGASELNLYAMAVMDRILKEQAITVDVPHGDAWLREEGSRPLVLIAGGTGFSYARSILLTALEQQPNRDISIYWGGRELKHLYDLSELEALSLQHPNLKVIPVVEQPEAEWRGRSGTVLSAVLQDFGTLAEHDIYIAGRFEMAKIARERFCAERGALEAHMFGDAFSFI
- the fadA gene encoding acetyl-CoA C-acyltransferase FadA, whose amino-acid sequence is MENVVIVDAVRTPMGRSKGGAFRQVRAEDLSAHLMREVLSRNPALDAAEIDDIYWGCVQQTLEQGFNIARNAALLAEIPHRVPAVTVNRLCGSSMQALHDAARAIMVGDAHVSLIGGVEHMGHVPMNHGVDFHPGLSRSVAKAAGMMGLTAEMLAKMHNISRQMQDEFAARSHQRAHAATLAGYFKNEIIPTNGHDADGVLTRYDFDEVIRPETTVESLSALRPAFDPVNGTVTAGSSSALSDGASAMLLMSESRAKALGLKARARIRSMAVVGCDPSIMGYGPVPASKLALKRAGLSVQDIDLFELNEAFAAQSLPCIKDLGLMDSIDDKINLNGGAIALGHPLGCSGSRISTTLLNNMERRDAQFGLATMCIGLGQGIATVFERV
- the fadB gene encoding fatty acid oxidation complex subunit alpha FadB, with amino-acid sequence MLYQGETLQLHWLDNGIAELVFNAPGSVNKLDTRTVASLGEALTVLENQPELKGLLLRSSKAAFIVGADITEFLSLFAAPAEKLQEWLVFANNVFNRLEDLPVPTISAINGYALGGGCECILATDFRVASPDARIGLPETKLGIMPGFGGSVRLPRLLGNDSALEIIAAGKDVSAKDALKVGLVDAVVAPEKLAEAALKMLQQAIEGKLDWRAARQPKLEPLKLSPIEAAMSFTTAKGMVLQTAGKHYPAPMTAVKTIEAAAKLGRDEALKLETASFVPLARSNEARALVGIFLNDQFVKGQAKKLAKNVDAPKQAAVLGAGIMGGGIAYQSALKGVPVIMKDISDKSLMLGMGEAAKLLNKQLERGKLDGLKMAQVLSTIQPTLDYAGIERAQVIVEAVVENPKVKAAVLSEVENLIGEDTVLASNTSTIPINHLAKSLKRPQNFCGMHFFNPVHRMPLVEIIRGEQTSDDTIAKVVAYASRMGKTPIVVNDCPGFFVNRVLFPYFAGFSLLLRDGADFRQIDKVMEKQFGWPMGPAYLLDVVGIDTAHHAQAVMAAGFPDRMSKDYRDAIDVMFDNQRFGQKNQLGFYRYSQDSKGKPRKDNDEQTDALLAEVSQPRQTISDEEIIARMMIPMINEVVRCLEEKIVASPAEADMALVYGIGFPPFHGGAFRYLDTLGTANYVELAQRYAHLGALYQVPAGLRAKAERNESYYPVATPLSDVATRQPA